One Mucilaginibacter ginkgonis genomic region harbors:
- a CDS encoding FUSC family membrane protein — translation MDTHSREIRSFFYSQYFSDGLRISIGVLVPSFILAQFGELQLGLTLSLGAVCICGVDSPGPTRYKRNAMLVCNALMFVVAMITGYARLTIYTLGVEIALFSFLFSMFTVYGTRATSVGTAVLLVMVFMIGKALEANEILRYSIVLTCGGIWYMVLSMVFFSIRPYRAAQQALAENITDVVRFLRIKADFYLPETNIESNYAKLVSQQVKVSEHQDQIRELLFKSRALVRESTNASRILILTFVDLVDMFEQILATHYDYNEMRERFRDTSILPDIANLLQQMANELDNIGYAILANSRYKIVRDFSPDLEKLKQHIDKIAAENNTSNLVLKKVLINLRDLSQKITDIHKYYNSKSSEGLIKKTNDVELVKFVNHQDFAPHILFDNLTFTSAAFKHALRVCLVCVAGFVATRSNGLLELVNFITGKRVVFGNHSYWVLLTIIVILKPGFSLSKQRNIQRVLGTLAGGLIGVVILAFVTNKTIEIVLLVFFMMGSYSFLRINYIVSVMFMTPYVLIVFRFLGTAGHYDVAKERIIDTIFGSILSIIASYTLFPSWESQQLRESLHKVLDANIRYLLTIADDLLGKPVTVTDFKLARKDVFVNSANLSATFERMVSEPKSKQSKAKDLHKFVVLNHILSSYLSTIAASLNGKKVQHLRADNFKLMRRSIAVLNDNSKKLGGKSMDLVVDKLDLGNTLDTTDPDQQLLKEQLNFVNKISVDIGRITDNLILQ, via the coding sequence ATGGACACCCATTCGCGCGAAATCAGGAGTTTCTTTTACAGCCAATACTTCTCAGACGGCTTGCGTATATCTATTGGTGTCTTGGTCCCGTCGTTTATATTAGCGCAGTTTGGCGAACTGCAGCTTGGCTTAACGCTTTCTTTAGGCGCTGTATGTATTTGTGGTGTCGACTCGCCCGGCCCGACCCGGTACAAGCGAAACGCCATGCTGGTATGTAATGCCTTAATGTTTGTTGTGGCAATGATTACAGGCTATGCCCGGTTGACCATCTACACGCTTGGGGTAGAGATAGCTTTGTTCTCCTTTTTGTTCTCCATGTTCACGGTTTACGGTACCAGGGCTACGTCTGTGGGTACGGCAGTACTGCTGGTGATGGTGTTCATGATCGGCAAAGCACTTGAAGCCAATGAAATATTACGTTACAGCATTGTTTTAACCTGCGGCGGAATTTGGTACATGGTGCTTAGCATGGTATTTTTCTCTATCAGACCATACCGTGCAGCGCAGCAGGCTTTGGCAGAAAACATCACAGATGTGGTTAGATTCCTGCGCATAAAGGCGGACTTCTACCTACCAGAGACAAATATTGAAAGCAATTATGCTAAACTTGTTTCGCAGCAGGTGAAGGTAAGCGAACACCAGGATCAGATTCGCGAATTGCTTTTTAAAAGCCGTGCCCTGGTGCGCGAATCTACCAACGCGAGCCGTATATTGATATTGACTTTCGTCGACCTCGTTGATATGTTTGAACAGATCCTTGCCACACATTACGACTACAATGAGATGCGTGAACGTTTTAGGGATACAAGCATCTTGCCGGACATAGCCAACCTGTTACAACAAATGGCAAATGAGTTAGACAACATTGGCTACGCTATATTAGCTAACTCGAGATACAAAATTGTTCGCGACTTTAGCCCAGATCTGGAAAAGCTAAAACAGCATATCGATAAAATAGCGGCAGAAAATAACACCAGTAACCTGGTGCTTAAAAAAGTGCTTATTAACCTCCGCGACCTAAGCCAAAAGATCACTGACATTCACAAGTATTACAATTCAAAATCTTCGGAAGGTTTGATCAAAAAAACCAATGATGTTGAGTTAGTAAAATTTGTAAATCACCAGGATTTCGCGCCTCATATTTTGTTTGACAACCTAACGTTTACATCAGCCGCTTTCAAACATGCATTACGCGTGTGTTTGGTCTGTGTAGCCGGTTTTGTAGCGACCAGAAGCAACGGGTTATTAGAGTTGGTAAATTTCATCACAGGCAAAAGAGTTGTTTTCGGCAACCATAGTTATTGGGTGTTACTAACTATCATTGTGATTTTGAAACCAGGCTTCAGCTTGTCTAAGCAGCGAAATATTCAAAGAGTGCTGGGCACACTCGCAGGCGGGTTAATCGGTGTTGTCATTTTAGCTTTCGTGACGAATAAAACCATCGAGATTGTTTTGCTGGTGTTTTTTATGATGGGCTCTTATAGTTTTTTGCGTATAAATTATATAGTAAGCGTAATGTTCATGACACCGTACGTTCTTATTGTTTTTAGGTTTTTGGGTACAGCAGGTCATTACGATGTTGCCAAGGAACGTATTATTGATACCATATTCGGCTCGATATTGTCAATTATTGCCAGTTACACCCTTTTTCCGTCCTGGGAGTCGCAGCAGCTGCGCGAAAGCTTGCATAAAGTGCTCGATGCCAATATTAGGTATCTTCTGACCATCGCCGATGATCTTTTAGGCAAACCTGTTACAGTGACAGATTTCAAGCTTGCCCGTAAAGATGTATTTGTTAACTCGGCCAACCTTTCCGCAACCTTCGAGCGGATGGTGTCAGAGCCAAAGAGCAAACAGTCTAAGGCTAAAGACCTGCATAAATTTGTTGTTTTAAATCATATCTTGTCATCTTATTTGTCCACCATAGCTGCCAGTCTAAATGGTAAGAAGGTGCAGCATCTTCGTGCGGATAACTTTAAATTGATGCGCCGAAGTATTGCTGTGCTGAACGATAACAGCAAAAAATTAGGTGGTAAAAGTATGGACCTGGTGGTTGACAAACTTGATTTGGGTAATACTTTGGATACCACAGATCCCGACCAGCAATTGCTTAAAGAGCAGCTCAACTTTGTTAATAAGATCAGCGTAGATATTGGCAGGATCACCGACAATTTGATTTTACAATAG
- a CDS encoding PhoH family protein: MSKEKSRNGGAKKIFVLDTSVILYDHDAFRNFQEHDVAIPVQVLEELDNMKSGNDTRNFEARSFIRLMDEMAANQTLNDWVPLPGTNKGNFRVVMDNPSPTINAEKIFGQGKIDHRILNAALGLKQECADCKVILVSKDICLRLKAKSLNINAEDYETGKVKNLDELYSGKTSADKLTEKIINQFLKNRLASPEDLGLVPPPGNRFYTLNSKNKTALGFYNSDKDVIEHVVDQSAFNIVPKNPEQAFAIHALLDPDIKLVTIQGNAGTGKTLIALASALEQRKTYRQVYVTRPIVPLSNKDIGFLPGDVKSKVDPYMAPIWDNLKFIREQFADDTKMQQKIDELVTTDKISIAPLAFIRGRTLTKIFFIVDEAQNLTPHEVKTIISRAGENSKFVFTGDIYQIDTPYLDAESNGLSYLIDRAKDHPLYAHITLQKGERSELANLATELL; encoded by the coding sequence ATGTCTAAAGAAAAGAGCCGCAACGGCGGAGCTAAGAAAATATTTGTTCTGGATACTTCGGTAATATTGTATGACCACGATGCCTTCCGCAATTTCCAGGAACATGATGTTGCTATCCCTGTGCAGGTATTAGAAGAATTGGACAACATGAAAAGCGGGAATGATACCCGCAATTTTGAGGCACGCAGTTTTATCCGGCTAATGGATGAAATGGCCGCAAATCAAACCTTAAACGATTGGGTTCCTTTGCCGGGAACTAATAAAGGTAATTTCCGGGTCGTGATGGACAACCCATCGCCAACTATTAACGCTGAAAAGATCTTTGGCCAGGGCAAAATAGACCACCGTATTTTAAATGCGGCCCTAGGTCTAAAGCAAGAATGCGCAGATTGTAAAGTTATCTTGGTATCTAAAGATATTTGTCTTCGCTTAAAAGCTAAATCTTTAAATATCAACGCCGAAGATTATGAGACCGGTAAGGTTAAAAATCTTGACGAGCTATATAGCGGTAAAACATCGGCAGACAAGCTGACCGAGAAAATTATCAACCAATTTCTCAAAAACAGGCTTGCTTCGCCAGAAGATCTGGGGCTTGTACCGCCGCCGGGCAACAGGTTTTATACACTCAACAGTAAAAATAAAACTGCGCTGGGTTTTTACAACAGTGATAAAGACGTTATTGAGCACGTTGTTGATCAGAGCGCATTTAACATCGTGCCAAAGAACCCCGAACAGGCATTTGCAATCCATGCGCTTTTAGACCCCGATATAAAGTTGGTAACCATCCAAGGAAACGCCGGTACGGGTAAAACACTCATCGCACTAGCCTCGGCCCTTGAGCAGCGGAAAACGTACCGCCAAGTGTACGTGACCAGGCCTATCGTGCCGCTTAGTAATAAAGACATTGGTTTTCTGCCCGGTGATGTAAAAAGCAAGGTCGACCCTTATATGGCGCCAATTTGGGATAATCTGAAATTTATCCGTGAGCAATTTGCCGATGATACTAAAATGCAGCAAAAGATAGATGAATTGGTCACAACCGACAAAATATCCATCGCACCACTGGCCTTCATACGCGGTCGAACACTAACTAAAATATTTTTTATTGTTGATGAAGCGCAAAACCTAACCCCTCATGAGGTAAAAACTATCATTTCAAGAGCAGGGGAGAACAGCAAGTTTGTATTTACAGGCGATATATACCAGATAGACACGCCTTACCTTGATGCAGAGAGCAACGGCTTGTCTTACCTGATAGACCGTGCAAAAGATCATCCGTTGTATGCGCATATCACTTTGCAGAAAGGCGAGCGAAGCGAACTGGCGAACCTGGCGACAGAACTATTGTAA